One window from the genome of Salvia miltiorrhiza cultivar Shanhuang (shh) chromosome 7, IMPLAD_Smil_shh, whole genome shotgun sequence encodes:
- the LOC130996296 gene encoding zinc finger CCCH domain-containing protein 17 gives MATSAPQSQSQSQPPSAEEEVLKRNTDCVYFLASPLTCKKGSECEYRHSEIARVNPRDCWYWLHGNCLNPKCAFRHPPLEGLLGTQVPTSTGPSAPVPQAVTGPASHVPNAFTKPAVACVFFQKGHCLKGDWCPFLHAPNASNTKAIPVPVTVSAVEPANINKPSSGVEKPLQQKVTPINVAKSLNDTARSKPLAAVESTAPRYESAVSRKVPQTSGSNVFSGYRAATPISNGHPVSWSSRAQQSHLFDEPESMNNKDAEEVSREPSPGFDVLVDDEGRDSEFYPGEDRYGMSREHEPGTEYEISRSADYNLIAAVDDDIYQGRHGYDSLEHRKGQYAWEQRRASSERMSDRSYHERRPYGRQESHGQVDEQDLRHRLAKHKKPNGLRSVISHEHVRDVHVRDRSYRGLDRDEQHNASRENSLGSRLRGRIRLPERSSSPNNRDMIRTTGRISSQPGRIRDRIKGRPEEASDDGVKNYRDLDSRRESVGDNNTDFAKPKSLAELKNQKNADSSRQHVTDQQSLGKRKNVMIDWNQQSENGVSFEGPKPLEEILKRKRRETSGTIVGRNSSSAEGGVVGDEREGATDEPITEIGNLKEVNKPMSVQTMEAGEGKPASSSPDQQSVPSKPEAEDGELGEDGVDPESEPYEQRDGESDYEQMGGEEYVMYDDGENGDAVEEYVEEEEEEEEEEDDDEFAKKMGVMYS, from the exons ATGGCGACTTCTGCGCCTCAATCTCAATCTCAATCTCAGCCTCCCTCCGCTGAGGAAGAAGTGCTCAAGAGGAACACCGATTGTGTTTACTTTCTTGCTTCGCCTTTAACTTGCAAAAAG GGAAGCGAATGTGAGTATCGCCATAGTGAGATCGCACGGGTAAATCCAAGGGACTGTTGGTACTGGTTACATGGTAACTGCTTGAATCCGAAGTGTGCCTTCCGTCATCCG CCGCTTGAAGGGTTGCTCGGAACCCAAGTGCCAACATCTACTGGACCCTCTGCACCTGTGCCTCAGGCTGTTACAGGACCTGCATCGCATGTCCCAAATGCCTTCACCAAGCCAGCTGTAGCATGTGTATTTTTTCAAAAAGGGCACTGTTTAAAAGGGGATTGGTGTCCATTTCTTCATGCGCCAAATGCCTCAAATACCAAAGCCATACCTGTTCCAGTAACTGTATCTGCTGTTGAACCTGCGAATATAAATAAGCCTTCCAGTGGAGTTGAGAAGCCTTTGCAACAGAAGGTTACGCCTATAAATGTAGCTAAATCACTCAATGATACTGCACGGTCAAAACCACTGGCTGCAGTGGAATCTACTGCTCCTAGATATGAATCTGCTGTAAGTAGGAAGGTTCCACAAACATCAGGCAGTAATGTATTTTCCGGTTACAGGGCTGCTACTCCCATATCTAATGGGCACCCAGTCAGCTGGTCCAGCCGTGCTCAGCAATCTCACCTGTTTGATGAACCTGAAAGCATGAACAACAAGGATGCAGAAGAAGTTTCAAGGGAGCCGTCTCCTGGATTTGATGTTCTTGTAGACGATGAGGGAAGAGATTCTGAGTTCTATCCAGGTGAAGATAGGTATGGGATGTCAAGAGAACATGAACCTGGGACTGAATATGAAATTAGTCGCTCTGCTGATTACAACTTGATTGCTGCTGTTGATGATGATATATATCAGGGTCGTCATGGTTACGACTCACTTGAGCACCGTAAGGGACAGTATGCTTGGGAGCAGCGCAGAGCTTCATCTGAGAGGATGTCTGATAGGTCTTATCATGAAAGGAGGCCATATGGTCGGCAAGAGAGTCATGGTCAAGTTGATGAACAGGATCTAAGGCACCGTCTAGCAAAGCATAAGAAGCCTAATGGTTTAAGATCTGTCATTAGTCATGAACATGTCCGGGACGTGCATGTAAGAGATAGAAGCTACCGGGGTTTAGATAGGGATGAGCAACATAATGCCTCGCGGGAGAATTCTCTTGGCAGTCGCCTTCGAGGAAGAATACGACTTCCTGAAAGATCGTCTTCTCCAAACAACAGGGATATGATTAGGACTACTGGTCGTATCTCCTCACAACCAGGAAGGATTCGAGACAGAATAAAAGGAAGGCCTGAAGAAGCTTCTGATGATGGTGTAAAGAACTATCGAGATCTGGACTCAAGAAGAGAATCTGTAGGTGATAATAATACTGATTTTGCTAAACCAAAAAGCTTAGCAGAATTGAAGAACCAGAAAAATGCTGATTCTAGTAGACAGCATGTGACTGATCAACAATCACTTGGTAAGAGAAAAAATGTGATGATTGATTGGAATCAACAGAGTGAAAATGGTGTTTCATTTGAAGGACCTAAGCCACTAGAAGAGATTCTGAAGCGGAAGAGACGTGAAACAAGTGGAACTATTGTGGGTAGGAATTCATCAAGCGCTGAAGGTGGTGTTGTAGGAGATGAAAGAGAGGGTGCAACTGACGAGCCCATTACTGAGATTGGAAATCTTAAGGAGGTTAATAAGCCTATGTCAGTTCAAACGATGGAAGCAGGAGAGGGTAAGCCAGCCAGCTCTAGTCCTGACCAGCAATCTGTTCCTAGCAAGCCAGAAGCTGAAGATGGTGAACTTGGTGAGGATGGAGTGGATCCTGAATCTGAACCCTATGAGCAGAGAGATGGGGAGTCCGATTATGAGCAAATGGGTGGGGAAGAGTACGTAATGTATGATGATGGCGAGAATGGAGATGCTGTAGAGGAATacgttgaagaagaagaagaagaagaagaagaagaagacgatgaTGAGTTTGCAAAGAAGATGGGTGTAATGTACTCCTGA
- the LOC130996295 gene encoding uncharacterized protein LOC130996295 isoform X1: MTSESSAGFHHHHHAGLFTPGGTTSSSSSGGSGNYTYGGGSMNLGGNECPSGRMLFGAQNSLDSSLTHVLDSFPGLKHDGGFAVEWLIDEQYKLEEGLAKYASEPNIIKYVKIAASLRDKTVRDVALRCRWMMRKRRKQEHPCFGKKVKDRKEKMVEPALKTNMPSASSVNVGPYSSTTKQQCGYMITGVLSGMTRHLLEENSRSFEQISVNLSTHKLQQNIDLFFHVRNNIITVLDSMTKMPGIMSQMPPLPVLLNEELTSSIFPPSSQVCPISILHTVIIELRHFSKNASLHKV, translated from the exons ATGACAAGCGAGTCGAGCGCCGGgttccaccaccaccaccacgccGGATTGTTCACACCCGGTGGAAcaacgagcagcagcagcagcggcggcagtGGAAACTATACTTACGGCGGAGGAAGCATGAATTTGGGCGGAAATGAATGCCCTAGCGGAAGAATGCTCTTTGGTGCGCAGAATTCTCTTGATTCTTCGTTGACGCATGTGCTGGATTCGTTTCCCGGGTTGAAGCACGACGGCGGTTTCGCGGTCGAGTGGTTGATTGATGAACAGTACAAGTTAGAGGAGGGACTTGCCAA ATATGCTAGTGAACCCAATATCATAAAGTATGTTAAGATTGCTGCCTCACTTCGTGACAAGACGGTCCGAGATGTTGCTCTGCGATGCAGATGGATGATG AGAAAGCGGAGGAAACAGGAGCATCCGTGCTTCGGGAAGAAAGTTAAGGATCGGAAG GAAAAAATGGTGGAACCAGCTTTGAAGACTAACATGCCTTCAGCTTCTTCAGTGAATGTTGGTCCATATTCATCAACCACAAAACAGCAGTGTGGTTACATGATCACAGGAG TACTGAGTGGCATGACCAGACATCTTCTAGAAGAAAACAGTCGGTCTTTTGAACAAATTTCTGTAAATCTTTCGACTCACAAG CTGCAGCAAAATATCGATCTCTTTTTCCATGTGAGGAATAACATAATTACAGTTTTGGACAG CATGACAAAAATGCCTGGAATCATGAGTCAAATGCCTCCTCTTCCAGTGCTCTTAAATGAGGAACTCACAAGTAGCATTTTTCCACCATCATCTCAGGTGTGTCCCATTTCCATTCTCCATACTGTCATTATAGAACTTCgtcatttttcaaaaaatgccAGCTTGCATAAAGTATGA
- the LOC130996295 gene encoding uncharacterized protein LOC130996295 isoform X2, whose product MTSESSAGFHHHHHAGLFTPGGTTSSSSSGGSGNYTYGGGSMNLGGNECPSGRMLFGAQNSLDSSLTHVLDSFPGLKHDGGFAVEWLIDEQYKLEEGLAKYASEPNIIKYVKIAASLRDKTVRDVALRCRWMMRKRRKQEHPCFGKKVKDRKEKMVEPALKTNMPSASSVNVGPYSSTTKQQCGYMITGVLSGMTRHLLEENSRSFEQISVNLSTHKLQQNIDLFFHVRNNIITVLDSMTKMPGIMSQMPPLPVLLNEELTSSIFPPSSQPMMMFSSSSVAHVKQEPGC is encoded by the exons ATGACAAGCGAGTCGAGCGCCGGgttccaccaccaccaccacgccGGATTGTTCACACCCGGTGGAAcaacgagcagcagcagcagcggcggcagtGGAAACTATACTTACGGCGGAGGAAGCATGAATTTGGGCGGAAATGAATGCCCTAGCGGAAGAATGCTCTTTGGTGCGCAGAATTCTCTTGATTCTTCGTTGACGCATGTGCTGGATTCGTTTCCCGGGTTGAAGCACGACGGCGGTTTCGCGGTCGAGTGGTTGATTGATGAACAGTACAAGTTAGAGGAGGGACTTGCCAA ATATGCTAGTGAACCCAATATCATAAAGTATGTTAAGATTGCTGCCTCACTTCGTGACAAGACGGTCCGAGATGTTGCTCTGCGATGCAGATGGATGATG AGAAAGCGGAGGAAACAGGAGCATCCGTGCTTCGGGAAGAAAGTTAAGGATCGGAAG GAAAAAATGGTGGAACCAGCTTTGAAGACTAACATGCCTTCAGCTTCTTCAGTGAATGTTGGTCCATATTCATCAACCACAAAACAGCAGTGTGGTTACATGATCACAGGAG TACTGAGTGGCATGACCAGACATCTTCTAGAAGAAAACAGTCGGTCTTTTGAACAAATTTCTGTAAATCTTTCGACTCACAAG CTGCAGCAAAATATCGATCTCTTTTTCCATGTGAGGAATAACATAATTACAGTTTTGGACAG CATGACAAAAATGCCTGGAATCATGAGTCAAATGCCTCCTCTTCCAGTGCTCTTAAATGAGGAACTCACAAGTAGCATTTTTCCACCATCATCTCAG CCGATGATGATGTTCAGCTCGTCAAGTGTGGCACACGTGAAGCAGGAGCCTGGATGCTGA